One genomic region from Podarcis raffonei isolate rPodRaf1 chromosome Z, rPodRaf1.pri, whole genome shotgun sequence encodes:
- the LOC128406698 gene encoding integrator complex subunit 6-like isoform X4 has product MPILLFLIDTSASMNQRAYLGTSYLDVAKGAVELFMKLRARDPASRGDRYMLVTFDEAPYCIKAGWKENHATFMNELKNLQASGLTTLGQALRSSFDLLNLNRLVSGIDNYGQGRNPFFLEPSILITITDGNKLTNMAGVQEELHLPLNSPLPGSELTKEPFRWDQRLFALVLRLPGASSVEPEQLGSVPTDESAITQMCEVTGGRSYCVRTQRMLNQCLESLAQKVQSGVVINFEKSGPDPPYIGEDGLVDVTRPINSFGSQPWHSCHKLIYVRPNPKTGVPVGHWPIPESFWPDQNSPTLPPRTAHPVVRFSCMDCEPMVIDKLPFDKYELEPSPLTQYILERKSPIVCWQDRKWAKNKKMPRIPPLSL; this is encoded by the exons ATGCCGATCCTGCTCTTCCTCATCGACACGTCCGCCTCCATGAACCAGCGGGCCTACCTGGGCACCAGCTACCTGGACGTGGCCAAGGGCGCCGTCGAGCTCTTCATGAAG CTGCGCGCCCGAGACCCGGCCAGCCGCGGCGACAGGTACATGCTGGTCACCTTCGACGAGGCGCCCTATTGCATCAAG GCTGGATGGAAGGAGAACCATGCCACTTTTATGAATGAACTGAAAAATCTGCAAGCGTCAGGACTGACCACCCTTGGACAGGCCCTTCGATCCTCGTTTGATTTGCTCAACCTCAACAGATTGGTGTCTGGAATAGACAACTATGGACAG GGAAGGAACCCATTCTTTTTAGAGCCCTCGATTTTAATTACTATCACGGATGGAAACAAGTTGACAAATATGGCAGGTGTGCAGGAGGAG CTTCATCTTCCTCTGAATTCTCCCCTTCCTGGAAGCGAGTTAACCAAAGAACCGTTTCGCTGGGATCAGAGGCTGTTTGCCCTCGTGCTGCGCTTACCTGGAGCCTCTTCAGTGGAGCCCGAACAGCTAGGAAGTGTCCCGACAGATGAGTCTGCCATTACACAGATGTGTGAAGTCACAGGAG GACGTTCCTATTGTGTTCGGACTCAGAGGATGCTGAACCAGTGTTTAGAATCTCTTGCTCAGAAAGTTCAGAGTGGTGTTGTCATAAACTTTGAGAAATCGGGACCCGATCCACCCTACATTGGGGAAG ATGGACTTGTTGATGTCACCAGACCTATCAATTCTTTTGGTTCTCAGCCATGGCACAGCTGTCATAAGCTCATCTATGTGAGGCCTAATCCTAAAACGGGCGTTCCTGTTGGGCATTGGCCAATTCCAGAATCCTTTTGGCCCGATCAAAATTCACCAACACTG CCTCCCCGCACAGCCCACCCAGTGGTGAGGTTCTCCTGCATGGATTGCGAGCCCATGGTGATCGACAAGCTTCCCTTTGACAAGTACGAGCTCGAACCATCACCTCTAACTCAGTACATCTTGGAGCGGAAGTCGCCTATTGTGTGCTGGCAG GACCGTAAATGGGCAAAAAACAAGAAAATGCCCAGGATTCCTCCCCTGAGCCTctga
- the LOC128406698 gene encoding integrator complex subunit 6-like isoform X5, whose product MPILLFLIDTSASMNQRAYLGTSYLDVAKGAVELFMKLRARDPASRGDRYMLVTFDEAPYCIKAGWKENHATFMNELKNLQASGLTTLGQALRSSFDLLNLNRLVSGIDNYGQGRNPFFLEPSILITITDGNKLTNMAGVQEELHLPLNSPLPGSELTKEPFRWDQRLFALVLRLPGASSVEPEQLGSVPTDESAITQMCEVTGE is encoded by the exons ATGCCGATCCTGCTCTTCCTCATCGACACGTCCGCCTCCATGAACCAGCGGGCCTACCTGGGCACCAGCTACCTGGACGTGGCCAAGGGCGCCGTCGAGCTCTTCATGAAG CTGCGCGCCCGAGACCCGGCCAGCCGCGGCGACAGGTACATGCTGGTCACCTTCGACGAGGCGCCCTATTGCATCAAG GCTGGATGGAAGGAGAACCATGCCACTTTTATGAATGAACTGAAAAATCTGCAAGCGTCAGGACTGACCACCCTTGGACAGGCCCTTCGATCCTCGTTTGATTTGCTCAACCTCAACAGATTGGTGTCTGGAATAGACAACTATGGACAG GGAAGGAACCCATTCTTTTTAGAGCCCTCGATTTTAATTACTATCACGGATGGAAACAAGTTGACAAATATGGCAGGTGTGCAGGAGGAG CTTCATCTTCCTCTGAATTCTCCCCTTCCTGGAAGCGAGTTAACCAAAGAACCGTTTCGCTGGGATCAGAGGCTGTTTGCCCTCGTGCTGCGCTTACCTGGAGCCTCTTCAGTGGAGCCCGAACAGCTAGGAAGTGTCCCGACAGATGAGTCTGCCATTACACAGATGTGTGAAGTCACAGGAG AGTGA
- the LOC128406698 gene encoding integrator complex subunit 6-like isoform X3, producing the protein MPILLFLIDTSASMNQRAYLGTSYLDVAKGAVELFMKLRARDPASRGDRYMLVTFDEAPYCIKAGWKENHATFMNELKNLQASGLTTLGQALRSSFDLLNLNRLVSGIDNYGQGRNPFFLEPSILITITDGNKLTNMAGVQEELHLPLNSPLPGSELTKEPFRWDQRLFALVLRLPGASSVEPEQLGSVPTDESAITQMCEVTGGRSYCVRTQRMLNQCLESLAQKVQSGVVINFEKSGPDPPYIGEDGLVDVTRPINSFGSQPWHSCHKLIYVRPNPKTGVPVGHWPIPESFWPDQNSPTLPPRTAHPVVRFSCMDCEPMVIDKLPFDKYELEPSPLTQYILERKSPIVCWQVFVSTSGKYSELGHPFGYLKASTTLTCVNLFVMPYNYPVLLPLLAEEESRLLRGHV; encoded by the exons ATGCCGATCCTGCTCTTCCTCATCGACACGTCCGCCTCCATGAACCAGCGGGCCTACCTGGGCACCAGCTACCTGGACGTGGCCAAGGGCGCCGTCGAGCTCTTCATGAAG CTGCGCGCCCGAGACCCGGCCAGCCGCGGCGACAGGTACATGCTGGTCACCTTCGACGAGGCGCCCTATTGCATCAAG GCTGGATGGAAGGAGAACCATGCCACTTTTATGAATGAACTGAAAAATCTGCAAGCGTCAGGACTGACCACCCTTGGACAGGCCCTTCGATCCTCGTTTGATTTGCTCAACCTCAACAGATTGGTGTCTGGAATAGACAACTATGGACAG GGAAGGAACCCATTCTTTTTAGAGCCCTCGATTTTAATTACTATCACGGATGGAAACAAGTTGACAAATATGGCAGGTGTGCAGGAGGAG CTTCATCTTCCTCTGAATTCTCCCCTTCCTGGAAGCGAGTTAACCAAAGAACCGTTTCGCTGGGATCAGAGGCTGTTTGCCCTCGTGCTGCGCTTACCTGGAGCCTCTTCAGTGGAGCCCGAACAGCTAGGAAGTGTCCCGACAGATGAGTCTGCCATTACACAGATGTGTGAAGTCACAGGAG GACGTTCCTATTGTGTTCGGACTCAGAGGATGCTGAACCAGTGTTTAGAATCTCTTGCTCAGAAAGTTCAGAGTGGTGTTGTCATAAACTTTGAGAAATCGGGACCCGATCCACCCTACATTGGGGAAG ATGGACTTGTTGATGTCACCAGACCTATCAATTCTTTTGGTTCTCAGCCATGGCACAGCTGTCATAAGCTCATCTATGTGAGGCCTAATCCTAAAACGGGCGTTCCTGTTGGGCATTGGCCAATTCCAGAATCCTTTTGGCCCGATCAAAATTCACCAACACTG CCTCCCCGCACAGCCCACCCAGTGGTGAGGTTCTCCTGCATGGATTGCGAGCCCATGGTGATCGACAAGCTTCCCTTTGACAAGTACGAGCTCGAACCATCACCTCTAACTCAGTACATCTTGGAGCGGAAGTCGCCTATTGTGTGCTGGCAG GTGTTTGTGAGCACCAGCGGCAAGTACAGTGAACTGGGCCACCCCTTTGGATACCTGAAAGCCAGCACCACTCTGACATGCGTCAATCTCTTTGTCATGCCGTACAACTACCCTGTCCTTCTCCCTCTGCTAG CAGAGGAGGAGAGCCGCCTGCTTCGTGGGCATGTTTGA